In the genome of Gemmatimonadaceae bacterium, one region contains:
- a CDS encoding M14 metallopeptidase family protein, giving the protein MLRFALALCVALLGSLPASAQLPITTPRQQFGHGLGDDYFLANYRQLTDYWRKIDAESDRVRVEQIGVTSEGRPMLLALITSPENHAKLGRYQEIARTLALAEGISDEQARALAGEGRAVVWVDGGLHASEVLGAQQLMELVYELASGTDAETTRFLRDVIVLAVHANPDGHDLLADWYMRRSDTLQRSTRGVPRLYHKYVGHDNNRDSFMASQLETRAMDSVMFRAWYPQIMYNHHQTAPAGTIMFAPPFRDPFNYNFDPLVVTMLDQVGSAMHSRMIAEGKPGTVMRGGANFSTWWNGGLRTTVYFHNMVGLLTETFGNPTPSWIQLVPRRLLPSGSLPFPIEPQLWRFRQSMNYERTANRAVLDFASKHREELLYNIYRMGRNSIERGSRDHWTSTPDRVAELSEAVAADTGTQTPADIQRYVATFKEPEDRDPRGYIISADQRDFATATKFVNTLIKTGVTVHRATAPFPVAGKSYPAGSFVVLAAQAFRPHVRDMFEPQNHPNDIPYPGGPPTPPYDAAGWTLAYQMGVAFDRILDGFTGPFERISGFAPVPRGAVVEVAGAPGYLLGHETNDAFVAVNRLLAAGHDVYWLRDSVRAGEQSFGAGAYYVPAGAAVLPLLRQVAAEKGLTIRAAQRAPAAGAAIKLRPVRVALWDTYGGSMPSGWTRWLLEQFEFPFTVVYPPDLDAGNLRERFDVVILPDGAAPVDPASRGAQRALASSTAPEDAPAEWRARSGFISETITVPRLREFLQNGGRILAIGSATELAASLGLPVEDALTDSAGRGLQRSAYYVPGSILRARVDNTHPLAHGMPRYADMFFDNSPSFRLAQSAAQQGIRRIAWFDSATPLRSGWAWGQRYLENAAAIVEAQVGQGTLVLYGPEVLFRAQPHGTFKLLFNGIHYGGAQAWR; this is encoded by the coding sequence GGTCGAGCAGATCGGCGTCACGAGCGAAGGCCGGCCCATGCTGCTGGCGCTGATCACCTCGCCGGAGAACCACGCGAAGCTCGGCCGGTACCAGGAGATCGCCCGCACGCTCGCGCTCGCGGAAGGCATCTCCGACGAGCAGGCCCGGGCGCTCGCCGGCGAGGGGCGCGCCGTGGTGTGGGTGGACGGCGGGCTGCACGCCAGCGAGGTGCTCGGCGCCCAGCAGCTCATGGAGCTGGTGTACGAGCTGGCGAGCGGAACCGACGCCGAGACGACGCGCTTTCTGCGGGACGTGATCGTGCTGGCGGTGCACGCCAATCCCGACGGGCACGATCTGCTGGCGGACTGGTACATGCGCCGGAGCGACACGCTGCAGCGCTCCACGCGTGGCGTTCCGCGGCTGTACCACAAGTACGTCGGGCACGACAACAACCGCGATTCCTTCATGGCGTCGCAGCTGGAAACGCGAGCGATGGACAGCGTGATGTTCCGCGCCTGGTATCCGCAGATCATGTACAACCACCACCAGACGGCGCCGGCGGGGACGATCATGTTCGCGCCACCCTTCCGCGACCCGTTCAACTACAACTTCGATCCGCTGGTCGTGACGATGCTCGACCAGGTCGGTTCGGCGATGCACAGCAGGATGATCGCTGAGGGCAAGCCGGGCACCGTGATGCGCGGCGGCGCGAACTTCTCCACCTGGTGGAACGGCGGGCTGCGCACGACGGTGTATTTCCACAACATGGTCGGCCTGCTTACGGAGACGTTCGGTAATCCCACGCCGAGCTGGATCCAGCTGGTGCCGCGCCGGCTGCTGCCCAGCGGCAGCCTGCCGTTCCCGATCGAGCCGCAGCTCTGGCGCTTCCGGCAGTCGATGAATTACGAGCGTACGGCGAATCGCGCGGTGCTCGACTTCGCCTCGAAGCACCGGGAAGAGCTGTTGTACAACATCTATAGGATGGGGCGCAATTCGATCGAGCGCGGCAGCCGCGACCACTGGACGAGCACGCCCGACCGGGTGGCCGAGCTGTCCGAGGCAGTCGCCGCCGACACCGGCACCCAGACCCCGGCGGACATCCAGCGGTACGTCGCCACGTTCAAGGAGCCGGAGGACCGCGATCCGCGCGGCTACATCATCAGCGCGGACCAGCGCGACTTCGCGACGGCCACGAAGTTCGTGAACACCCTGATCAAGACCGGCGTCACAGTCCACCGCGCGACCGCGCCGTTCCCGGTCGCGGGGAAGAGCTATCCCGCCGGCTCGTTCGTCGTGCTTGCGGCGCAGGCGTTCCGGCCGCATGTGCGCGACATGTTCGAGCCGCAGAACCATCCCAACGACATTCCTTATCCCGGCGGCCCGCCGACTCCGCCGTACGACGCGGCGGGTTGGACGTTGGCGTACCAGATGGGCGTGGCGTTCGACCGGATCCTCGACGGGTTCACCGGGCCGTTCGAGCGGATCTCGGGCTTCGCGCCGGTTCCGCGGGGAGCGGTCGTGGAAGTCGCCGGCGCGCCGGGCTATCTGCTCGGACACGAGACGAACGACGCGTTCGTCGCGGTGAACCGGCTGCTCGCGGCCGGGCACGACGTGTACTGGCTGCGGGACAGCGTCCGCGCGGGTGAGCAGAGCTTCGGTGCGGGAGCGTACTACGTCCCCGCCGGAGCGGCAGTACTGCCGCTCCTCCGGCAAGTCGCGGCCGAAAAAGGCCTGACGATCCGCGCGGCGCAACGCGCGCCGGCGGCGGGCGCAGCGATAAAGCTCCGCCCTGTGCGGGTCGCCCTGTGGGATACGTACGGCGGATCGATGCCCTCCGGGTGGACGCGCTGGCTGCTCGAGCAGTTCGAATTTCCGTTCACGGTGGTGTATCCGCCGGACCTCGACGCCGGCAATCTGCGTGAGCGGTTCGACGTCGTCATTCTTCCCGATGGCGCGGCGCCTGTGGATCCGGCCTCACGGGGCGCGCAGCGCGCGCTGGCGTCCTCGACGGCGCCGGAAGACGCGCCGGCGGAGTGGCGCGCTCGCAGCGGATTCATAAGCGAGACGATCACCGTCCCGCGGCTGCGCGAGTTCCTGCAGAACGGCGGGAGGATCCTGGCGATCGGCAGCGCGACGGAGCTGGCCGCCTCACTCGGCTTGCCGGTGGAAGACGCGCTGACGGATTCCGCGGGGCGCGGGCTGCAGCGGTCGGCGTACTACGTTCCCGGCTCCATCCTGCGCGCGCGCGTGGACAACACGCATCCGCTCGCCCACGGCATGCCGCGGTACGCCGACATGTTCTTCGACAACAGCCCCTCGTTCCGGCTCGCGCAGAGCGCGGCCCAGCAGGGGATCCGACGGATCGCGTGGTTCGATTCGGCGACTCCGCTGCGCAGCGGCTGGGCCTGGGGTCAGCGCTACCTCGAGAACGCCGCGGCGATCGTCGAGGCGCAGGTGGGACAGGGCACGCTGGTCCTGTACGGCCCCGAGGTGCTCTTCCGCGCGCAGCCGCACGGGACGTTCAAGCTACTGTTCAACGGGATTCACTACGGAGGGGCGCAGGCTTGGCGGTGA